One window from the genome of Amycolatopsis sp. NBC_01480 encodes:
- the lipA gene encoding lipoyl synthase: MTAAPEGRKLLRLEVRNSETPIEKKPSWIKTRVRMGPEFTELKGLVRREGLHTVCEEAGCPNIYECWEDREATFLIGGDQCTRRCDFCQIDTGKPSALDRSEPRKVAESVQAMGLRYSTVTGVARDDLDDGGAWLYAETVRQIHELNPGTGVELLIPDFNADPAQLAEVFGSRPEVLAHNVETVPRIFKRIRPGFRYARSLEVITRAREAGLVTKSNLILGMGETPDEVTEAMRDLVDAGCEILTITQYLRPSPRHHPVDRWVKPEEFVEHSKTAESLGFAGVMAGPLVRSSYRAGRLYAQTKAHRGETLPDNLSHLATEGPAAQEAASLLAR, translated from the coding sequence GTGACTGCAGCACCTGAAGGGCGGAAGTTGTTGCGGCTGGAGGTCCGTAACAGTGAGACGCCGATTGAGAAGAAGCCGTCGTGGATCAAGACTCGGGTGCGGATGGGCCCTGAGTTCACGGAGTTGAAGGGCCTGGTCCGTCGCGAGGGTCTGCACACGGTGTGTGAGGAGGCGGGTTGTCCCAACATTTACGAGTGCTGGGAGGACCGTGAGGCGACGTTCCTGATCGGTGGTGACCAGTGCACCCGTCGGTGTGATTTCTGTCAGATCGACACGGGTAAGCCGTCGGCGTTGGATCGCTCCGAGCCTCGTAAGGTCGCGGAGTCGGTGCAGGCGATGGGGTTGCGGTACTCGACGGTCACCGGTGTCGCTCGTGATGACCTCGATGACGGTGGTGCGTGGCTGTATGCGGAGACGGTCCGTCAGATTCACGAGCTGAACCCGGGTACGGGTGTGGAGTTGCTGATTCCGGACTTCAACGCTGACCCGGCGCAGCTGGCGGAGGTGTTCGGGTCGCGTCCGGAGGTGTTGGCGCACAATGTGGAGACGGTGCCGCGGATCTTCAAGCGGATCCGTCCCGGTTTCCGGTATGCGCGGTCGTTGGAGGTCATCACCCGGGCTCGTGAGGCGGGTTTGGTGACGAAGTCGAACCTGATCCTCGGCATGGGCGAAACCCCCGACGAGGTCACCGAGGCGATGCGGGATCTGGTCGACGCCGGGTGCGAGATTCTGACGATCACGCAGTACTTGCGGCCGTCTCCGCGGCATCACCCGGTGGATCGGTGGGTGAAGCCGGAGGAGTTCGTGGAGCACTCCAAGACCGCCGAGTCGCTCGGCTTCGCCGGTGTGATGGCGGGACCGTTGGTCCGCTCGTCCTACCGTGCGGGGCGGCTGTACGCACAGACCAAGGCCCACCGCGGCGAAACCCTCCCGGACAACCTCTCCCACCTCGCCACCGAGGGCCCGGCCGCGCAGGAAGCCGCCTCGCTGCTCGCCCGCTGA
- a CDS encoding patatin-like phospholipase family protein, which produces MTPLDLPRPIAFVLGGGGSLGALQVGMLRALEEAGVLPDLVVGTSVGSLNAAVLALPGEDRLERLRGIWTHMTKHEAFPGGVLSQVRTLRHSKTHLFPNTGLEKIVDGHLGAGRRFEDLALPLGVVTTDVDTAEPVLIRSGPLRAPLLASCAIPGIYPPVEHEGRLLYDGGLVANVPMRQALAMGAKSLVVLDCAFPGKMPGAPRTFAEVMMFTAMISMRNQAVLEAPIAAKRAPVVYLPGPAPVRVSPLDFTRTEELAEQAYGAAAGYLKKLQVDGPGLYGAPGLVTT; this is translated from the coding sequence ATGACGCCACTCGATCTCCCCAGGCCGATCGCGTTCGTCCTCGGCGGGGGCGGCAGCCTCGGCGCGCTGCAGGTCGGGATGCTGCGCGCGCTCGAGGAAGCCGGCGTGCTGCCCGACCTCGTCGTCGGCACGTCCGTGGGCTCGCTGAACGCGGCCGTGCTCGCCCTGCCCGGCGAAGACCGGCTGGAGCGCCTGCGCGGGATCTGGACGCACATGACCAAGCACGAGGCTTTCCCCGGCGGGGTGCTCAGCCAGGTGCGCACGTTGCGGCACAGCAAAACGCACCTGTTCCCCAACACCGGGCTGGAGAAGATCGTCGACGGCCACCTGGGCGCCGGCCGTCGCTTCGAGGACCTCGCGCTGCCGCTCGGCGTGGTGACCACGGACGTCGACACCGCCGAGCCGGTGCTGATCCGGTCCGGGCCGCTGCGCGCGCCGCTGCTGGCGAGCTGCGCGATCCCCGGCATCTACCCGCCGGTCGAGCACGAGGGCCGGCTGCTCTACGACGGCGGCCTCGTCGCCAACGTGCCGATGCGGCAGGCACTGGCCATGGGCGCGAAGTCGCTGGTGGTCCTGGACTGCGCGTTCCCCGGCAAGATGCCCGGCGCACCAAGGACGTTCGCCGAGGTGATGATGTTCACCGCGATGATCAGCATGCGGAACCAGGCGGTGCTGGAGGCCCCGATCGCCGCGAAACGGGCGCCCGTGGTCTATCTGCCCGGTCCGGCCCCCGTGCGGGTCAGTCCGTTGGACTTCACCCGTACGGAGGAACTCGCGGAGCAGGCCTACGGCGCCGCGGCCGGATACCTGAAAAAACTCCAGGTGGACGGGCCCGGGCTTTACGGCGCGCCCGGTCTTGTCACAACGTGA
- a CDS encoding L,D-transpeptidase, producing MSIEPANADNISPTTPIVVKAANGKLLDVTVTSAKGKAVAGKVATDGLSWTNTDVLGYGGTYKIVAHAQGTDGKSIEKDGQVTTLSPTKQANANLIPAPSAVKSSGVGVGQPIVFSFGVAVKDKAAVEKALNVESSPKQDGSWYWMDDKNVHYRPKVYWQPGTTLTVTAKIYGVDFGNGVFGAEDRTETYKVHDSWIAKADGNTEQMQIFHNGSMVKSMPISMGKDATPTHLGAHVISDKQANYTMDSCTYGVCPPDPKAYRSNEKFSQRISNDGEFVHENPNSVGQQGSSNVSHGCINLNAANAEWFFQNFGLGDVVEVTNSGGPQLPVWDLYGDWSKSWTDWQKGSAL from the coding sequence GTGTCGATCGAACCGGCGAACGCCGACAACATCAGCCCCACCACCCCCATCGTCGTCAAGGCTGCCAACGGCAAGCTGCTCGACGTGACCGTGACCAGCGCCAAGGGCAAGGCCGTCGCCGGCAAGGTCGCGACGGACGGCCTCAGCTGGACCAACACCGACGTCCTCGGTTACGGCGGCACGTACAAGATCGTCGCCCACGCCCAGGGCACCGACGGCAAATCCATCGAGAAGGACGGCCAGGTCACCACGCTTTCGCCGACCAAGCAGGCGAACGCGAACCTGATCCCCGCGCCGTCCGCGGTGAAGAGCAGCGGTGTCGGCGTCGGCCAGCCGATCGTCTTCAGCTTCGGCGTGGCGGTGAAGGACAAGGCCGCCGTCGAGAAGGCGCTGAACGTCGAGTCCTCGCCGAAGCAGGACGGCAGCTGGTACTGGATGGACGACAAGAACGTCCACTACCGGCCCAAGGTGTACTGGCAGCCGGGCACCACGCTGACGGTCACGGCCAAGATCTACGGCGTCGATTTCGGAAACGGTGTTTTCGGCGCGGAGGACCGCACCGAAACGTACAAGGTGCACGATTCCTGGATCGCCAAGGCCGACGGCAACACCGAGCAGATGCAGATCTTCCACAACGGCAGCATGGTGAAGTCCATGCCGATCTCCATGGGCAAGGACGCCACCCCGACGCACCTGGGCGCGCACGTCATCTCCGACAAGCAGGCGAACTACACGATGGACTCGTGCACGTACGGCGTCTGCCCGCCGGACCCGAAGGCGTACCGCTCCAACGAAAAGTTCTCGCAGCGCATCTCCAACGACGGTGAGTTCGTCCACGAGAACCCGAACAGCGTCGGCCAGCAGGGCAGCTCCAACGTCTCGCACGGCTGCATCAACCTGAACGCCGCCAACGCCGAATGGTTCTTCCAGAACTTCGGCCTCGGCGACGTCGTGGAGGTGACCAACTCGGGCGGCCCGCAGCTCCCGGTCTGGGACCTGTACGGCGACTGGTCCAAGTCCTGGACCGACTGGCAGAAGGGCTCCGCCCTGTAA
- a CDS encoding DedA family protein, which translates to MALVTDLLNWLQGLPEPGLVAAAGGLVFAECTIGLGFIAPGESGLLIAATTATTVSRFLTLWAVVTVCAALGDSVGYALGRRFGPRLRETKLIRKYGLDAWDKAASVLERRGAWAVFFARFLPVLRTLTPAAAGASGLAFRKFLPATAAGAFCWSLVHISIGAALGEAAKQVEGALSTGFLIMAVVVIGVLLFFLLRFKKRKALATEEPARTTG; encoded by the coding sequence ATGGCTTTGGTAACGGATCTCCTGAACTGGCTGCAAGGACTCCCGGAACCGGGCCTTGTCGCGGCGGCCGGCGGGCTGGTGTTCGCCGAGTGCACCATCGGGCTCGGCTTCATCGCGCCCGGCGAGTCGGGGCTGCTGATCGCGGCGACGACCGCCACCACGGTGTCGCGATTCCTCACTTTGTGGGCCGTCGTCACGGTGTGCGCGGCGCTCGGCGACTCGGTCGGCTACGCGCTCGGCCGTCGTTTCGGGCCGCGGCTGCGCGAGACCAAACTGATCCGCAAGTACGGCCTGGACGCGTGGGACAAGGCCGCCTCCGTACTCGAGCGGCGCGGTGCCTGGGCGGTGTTCTTCGCGCGCTTCCTGCCCGTGCTGCGGACGCTGACGCCGGCTGCCGCGGGCGCATCCGGGCTGGCGTTCCGCAAGTTCCTGCCCGCGACGGCGGCGGGCGCGTTCTGCTGGTCGCTGGTGCACATCAGCATCGGCGCCGCGCTCGGCGAAGCCGCCAAACAGGTCGAAGGCGCGCTCAGCACCGGTTTCCTGATCATGGCCGTCGTGGTGATCGGCGTCCTGTTGTTCTTCCTGCTGCGGTTCAAGAAACGCAAGGCCCTCGCCACCGAAGAGCCCGCTCGCACGACCGGCTGA